One Oryzias latipes chromosome 21, ASM223467v1 genomic window, CTTGTTATTAGTCAAAAGGGCATTGTGTGTGCGCGTGACAGATGCTGATTCAGCGTATTTGTCTCAGACTCGTAAAGCCTCCCGGAGGGTTCTTTGaggaaaaagttaaactttaaCTGCTTtgtgccaaaaaagaaaatgagcagTTTCGAGTCTGACGTGAAGCATTGAAGACCGTGCAGACGGTTGGTGACTTCTAATTTAATAACTCTGGTAACCAATAGCAACCTGAGCTGTGGCCGAAGAGATGCACTCACGATTATTTTCCTGATTTCATTTGAAACATCagtgtgaaaaataaaagatctcATGAGTAATTTGTTTCGTTTTTACAGCTCAAAGACCAGAGCAACGGTGGGAAACGCCAATCACGTGAATTCACAACACCCATGCGATTGGATAGAGCTTTTCTGGCTTATTGGCTTTGAACCCACAAAATGCAGAAAGCAACCTATTACGACAACTCTGGACTGTTTGGAGGTTACAGCTACCCCAAGCCCGACTCTTACAGCTACGGCCCCGCGCACCAGTCCTACCCCACTGCTAATATTGAGAGTGACTATCAAGGCCCGGTGTGTCCCATTCAGACCCCAGCAGTTCGGCCCCCGGCCCTCAAAGACACGGATCTGAACGGTGACTGCATGCGCCAAAGCAGCAGTCAAAGTAGCAACAGCGGCACGCAAGCTGGAAGCATTTCAGAGCAGCAGGCACCTCCTCTGTCCGCATCCCCGCCGAGCTCCAACAGCTCTGCGTCCCAAAAGAAGAAGTCCCCCTCCGGTGGAGCCTCCGGGGCCGCCACACCAGCCCTCACAAAACAGATCTTCCCCTGGATGAAGGAGACCCGACAGAACTCAAAGCAGAAAAGCAACAACTGTGTTGCGGCAGGTAGTGATCCTGATTGTGTGTTTGAGGGGCCAAACGTGTTTGCACTTTATCAGTTGATCACAATAAGATGACGCTGTGCTTCTTTACAGGTGGGGAGGTGAGCGACGAGAAAAGCCCACCGGGACCGGCCTCCAAACGGGTCAGAACTGCTTATACAAGTGCACAACTGGTGGAGCTGGAGAAGGAGTTTCACTTTAACCGCTACCTTTGTCGTCCTCGGAGAGTGGAAATGGCGAATCTGTTGAATCTCACGGAGCGCCAAATAAAGATCTGGTTTCAGAACCGGAGGATGAAATACAAAAAGGACCAGAAGTCTAAAGGGCTCGCGCACTCCCCCCTGGGACACTCCCCAGACCGGAGCCCGCCACTGAGTGGCCCAAATCACGTTGGATACTCTGGCCAGCTCCAGAATGTGAACAGCCTCAGCTATGACGCGCCCTCGCCCCCGTCATTTGCCAAGCCACAGCAAAACATGTACGGCTTGGCAGCGTACACTGCGCCATTGGGAGGCTGCATCCCGCAACAGAAGAGGTACCCAGGCTCCGAGTACGAACACCACGGCATGCAGAGCAACGGAGGGTTTGCCAACGCCAATTTGCAAGGCAGCCCCGTTTATGTGGGAGGGAACTTTGTGGATTCCATGCCAGCCTCGGGCCCCATGTTCAACCTTGGCCATCTTCCCCACCCCTCATCCACCAGCGTGGACTACAGCTGCGCCGCCCAGATCCCAGGAAACCACCACCATGGACCCTGTGATCCCCACCCCACATACACAGACCTCACCTCTCACCAAGCGTCTCAGGGAAGGATTCAGGAAGCGCCTAAACTGACGCATTTGTAATATATGGTTccgtgtgtgtggtgtgtgtgtgtgtgtgtgtgcgtgtgtgtgtgtgtgtgtgtgtgtgccaaaATTATGTTGCGCTCTTTTCTATTACCTCACTAGTCTAATAATACACTCCAAGCGAATCGTGTGTATAATTACAGTATTACTGATATTACTATTAATGCTATTGTGTGattattttctaaatgatgcAGCTTTTGTCAATTCTTCTTGAAAATTTGGAGATGCGCAGACGCACACTAGCCTGGTTGTCCatagttcattttttaaaaatgctaaagTGCAATGCGCAATGTTGGACTGAATATTTCACGCCGTTACTTGAAGGCAAGTCTTGTAGATCATGAAGGTAGAAGCTCATCCTTAGAGAGAAGGACTTTTAGGGCAAAATTTTGTCTGTTTGAATCTCGTTTTAGTCACCCTATTTATTGCTTTATAATTTTTTCCTCtcaatttttttgcataaccttTCGCACTACAGCACACAgtctatttattatttaaatgctTTTGTATTGCACATTATTTATCGCGAGTATTTATAAGTGGGGAGTTTGTAAATCCGGACGGGGCACTGCACTTCCAAATGTTGGCAAAACAGGGTTTTGGAAAAATGCTACGAGTCGCAAtgattaattgaaaaaaaagtaagtctGGTACCAACGGGGCATATTATAGTGTATAAACCTCACTGGATGTCCACTTATGTCAACCCCTAGGCGAAACGTAGACTATCCAAGTATCAAATATTGTACACACCAGCATGTCATTCTTGTGTATccattgctattttttttattggtcttCCATCATTTTTATTCAGTTCTATAAATTATGAAACTCTAATAATATCGAAATGTTATATTTTATTGTGTAtaacattttgtaaataaagtgctcaaacttgtatttttgttgcatttttttagaAAGCAAGAGGAGGTTTGCTTCCTCCCGTTTCCTCTGCTCAGCCTGCAGCTTCTCGTTATTATGCTTCCttgttcagctgctgctgcatctgttTGGTCAAGCAGAAGCTTATTGACTCGCAGCCTTACTGTACTGTCCAAACAGGCACAGGCGATCAATAATTAGACACCAAGATATCTAAAACTCATCAGACGGCTCTATGCTTCCAATGCAAAGTGCAGTTCAGGGGAATAAAAGGCTCTGGATtgtattgatgttttatttgtatGACGGAAGGGAGTCTATATTTGacatgtgtttgtttattggcCACATCATTAGCACACACGGACAggaaaatatttatattaaaagatAACATTTTCAATATTGACCCTAAAGATGTGCCAAAATGCCAAAAAACATAgtccaaaaaatattaaagaataaACGTTTGACTTTGGAAAAGATGCAAAGATGTGTGTGCGTTTCTTTGCTTGCGAGAGAAAAAGGGGGGAGAAAGAGCAGTTCATCTTTTATTGCTCCTGGAGAGCCATTTCAAAGCTCATTAATCAAAAACTCGTCGCTTTCAGGCTCCTCGCTGATCCCTCCTCCTCGTGAACAAAGCATTTGCATTCCAAATCcaagaaacacatttctaacCGCGCGCAGGCCAATCTTTAATGGTGGGGGGCAgagctgaaagaaagaaagaaagaaaactcgAGGCTTCCATAGTCGCATTTTGCCAGATGATAGATCCCCGAATTTAAGAGAGGATGAAGCCAAATGAAACTGTTGTCAGAGGAATTATGTTTGGCTTTAAATCCTCGCAGCATCAAATTCAGAGTGATCTCTCAAGAGCCTCTGTTCAGAAAGCTGCACATGAAGTCCGGCTCTTGtgaaagcttttatttataagaatgttaatttatatatatatatatatatatatatatatatatatatatatatatatatatatatatatatatatatatatatatatatatatatatatatatatatatatatatatatatatatatatatatatatatatatatattaggatTTTGTAATAGGATACAAAAATTGTGTTCAGTGCATGTGAGCATTTTTAACAGTTCTGGTAGAcaacaagttttattttatttttaacttttctttgaCTACTTCATTGGGTTTTTGCACTGAAACGATCAAGCCTCGGTGCAGCAAAAAGAATTTaatgataaaaagtaaaaaaataatgataaaatgaATGTGAAAACCCTTTCAAAATTAAAGCCTATACTCAGTATTAACAATGAAAGCGGATGCACAAATAGGTCTTACTATAGTAAAAGTggtatttatttacaaagcTAATTCAGAACTTAGATTTGTCTAAAGAAAAGAAGactgtaaacaataaaaatgcacaaataacTGAAGATTTAAACCCGAAAAGacgataaaaaaagaaaaaaaaatgtatttcaagaTGTAGTGTTTAACATGACAGATATGCGCAAAAAACCTAGAGGGTTTGGTCAACAGAAAAGGGAAAGGTCAGCTTTCTGTAGTGCTACTTTTTTGGTTTTCCACTTACTGCTTACAAACCCAGGActgattatttttgttgtttggtcAATACAtcacataaaaatgaataaagaaaaaaaagtgagataTAAAAGCCTAGTCATGACATCACAGACGCTGCAGCCTTCCTGGTTGGATACAACCCATCAGACCACGCCCCCTCCGTGGAGGGTAATATTTACATGTGGAGAAGAAGTCCTGCTGACGTCCACCTATTAATAAGATGGCTTTTAACTTTCCTGACTGCAAACAGCCTTACACTTCGGTTCTCCTTTCtctttcaatttattttatttacatctttTAATGCACGTTGCTTGAATAAATGTTAGTGACGGACGCAGAGCCCCGCGGCAGGAGACTTACgttgttgtcatttttgaacGTGAAACTCAGAAATGCCGTCTCTCATGATGGTTGGATTTTCACGCCACAGATGTCGGTCATTTCAGGTCAGCTCTCGAGGAAGGTTGGACGTCGGCGCTGGGGGAACTTATCACGATGGGAGGGGGACGCGTTTGGACGCatcagtcttttttatttatttttttacattagaaAACCCGACAGAAACAGCCAAATTTCGCCTTTTTCAATTGTTACACAAGTGGATTATGAAGTTCTGGAGAAGGAGCCTAAGAAACTGACTGGACATATGAGGACTTCCatctaaaaagttattttcaaaaaactCTTTAGCAAAgactattttataaatgtatatgttttgtacaatttaaTTTTGATGTTGGATGCAGAAAATGAAGACTGGGAGTGTTAGAAGATTCATTACTGTTGTTCACAGCATGTTAAGAGAAGTCTTAAAGTTTGTTCCTAAATGAAtttcatttcttgtttttctttgttcaaaatgCTTGCTCTAACCAcagaaaaatttgttttttttcatgagcacatttttctatttgttttatgtAAGAAAAGCACAATGATTTACTGCTGAACTTTCTATGTTACAACATAAAACATGCCAGTGACTTTAACTgattgatttgtgttttaagCAAACGTGtgttaataaaattatttttttttcccctcaaagtgttatatttcatttcatgtgattatttttttaacatactgCACTTGTGAATTAttacataaaatatgtaaataaagaaaagcatTATTTTGATAACACATTTGATTTCTTTGGCTCTGAAACTGATTTTACACCCCCTGAGCATCCATTAACAGTGACAGAGGATGAGACTGTCAGACCACACCACTGCCACGCATTCTTCATTCCCCCGCCTGTGTTATCATTAGGCATTCACCATGCTGTGTGTGGCCGAATGGCCAGCAGGAACTTTGTCAATAAGGAAGGCATCTGTGTCCATTTGAAACCAGTGCTGCTATTTTGACTTGAAAACTACTGCAGGACACATGACATCTACATCCCATTTGATCCTAAGCAACCAGATTACAGTACATCTTAAATGCTCATGTTCACAACTGTGACCCAATTTGTTCTGCTGAAAACCAAATCACTGAAACAGACACAAAAGTACCAAAGCACCCAATACTCTCAaacctttcatttcagtttacactttaaaaataatattcctTAAATCTCATTCTAGTCTGTTTTTCATAAGTATTTTAACAATAGAGATTGCTTTGCATCTCATGATGgtactttgtcatttttacacttcaaattagattttttttatacaaacacGAGTAAGTATTTCCAACATTTAATACAAACTATATAActgaatttttttccttttatccatcttattttatattttagccaattttataattatttgcatttttttctaattgtagTTTGGCTTTATGAGTTTTTCTCTTctcttgttcattttttatcctttcTCCCTTCTTTGAGGCATTTTGAGAGATTTTAAGTCTTTCTGTTCAGAGGTTGTATGACACAGTGAAGGTTGATCTTCTTGCAGTACATTATACATTCTTCATCATGGCACAAAATGACCTGATGAGGATGACATTGGTGATGTAAGACTGAAGAGTTTGTTCTCACTCTGCCACACATGAAGGTcccaaaagcaacaaaaagaatCAAGAAAACACATATTTCCTTTCGCTGGTAAAGGTAACTCAAAcaaatttcaaaaaacaaaagacgttTAGAGTTCTCTAGAAGCATGCTCGAGATCAAAAGTGATTAGAAAATCACGAGTCTGAATGTGTGGGTTTTCCTCTCCAGTCtcttgaatgtgtttttcttgttgattcataaaacacattaaatgaGAGAAGTGTACAACCACTCTGGtaagaacagcagcagcttaGGAATCCTCCTGCAGGGATCACATGTGTTGTCACGGTAACTGGTGTGCAAGGATTTATCGCAGCTCTTATGTGTTAGTAATATTGATATAATTATAACTATAATAAATGACTCACTCCTCTGGGTATGATTTAGAGGGCTTGGCCAAAAGGCTCCTCTCCTCCTTCCTTGTTTGAAAGATGACTCAGTGATGTGAGGAAACCTGAGGTAATTCATACATTACTCAAGCTTTGACTTCAATGCTCTGCTAGTCTATATCAGAAAGTATCAGTGCTCCAGCTCTTTTCTGATGCTCATATGGATTTCCTCCACCGTATTTTCTGAATGAAATTATGAGTGAATAAATTGCATCTTCATTTATCTcggaaaaaaaaccttctgtgCTGACTGTGATACTCAGGTCTCATCGCTTTACGTAATTGTATTAGCCCTCTGCTACACCACGAAATTGATTGCCCAAGAAAATGAACTTGGCTTTGCTATAAATTACACCTATGGATCATAAGAAATgtgttattttgtttaaaatagtaCCTAATATAATTAAAGGTCTAATTCATGGCAAGCTACAAGTGTGCCTATTACAGTAACAGGGTTTGGAATTTAATCTGTCTGCTGGATAAAGAATGATCCTGTGTGGTTTTCATTTGTAATGCCAGACACATTATTTCAGCAGAATAGTCTGCAACTTTTAGATATGAGAGATGCATTATTGAATGAATAACTGTATTCATAAGTTTCAGTATTAAAGTTAACAAATTCAGCCAAGAAAGTTTCAGCACTCCACACACAACAGTACACTTCACACCTAGTGAAACAGTTTTGCTCTGTTGGAGGTCCTCCTGTTCCCACAGATGTGACAATACTTACCAGTGATTTTGACAGAAAGTTTGAATTAGGATTTTGACAGTGACTAACGATGATCCCGATGTAAATTTCCAtaccaatcatcttttgacatgttgtaaaagcgttctcagtagtcttttaattatgattaagcagttttaggcaaaataaaaaataaaaaaagttacatcttctaggacagtttctacAGATTGGCAGACGTTTACCTCCAAGTTTTTGGTGAAACTGTAGCAGCAAAGTAAACCTGCCCCCTTCCAATCATCTATCTGTTTATGTGTTCTCCCACTATCTCCCGCCCTCACAATCCCAATCTAGTATTaccagtgcagcaaaaatggcgagcaatattggagccatttTTGACATCACAAGTATGATCTTTTtccaaagatattttttttcgtctgctcctgattcacaacgatttgaataaagaagtactcaAATGTAATTCcaagcttagttttctttatatgcatgtcctccatcacggGGCATCTTTAATaggttgaggtatacctattcAAGCATTCTATAATATGTGTGAAAAGGATGTTACAACACAGTAATCTTAGAGTATTTGTAAATTCTCTTTTATAAAAATTGTGTGACTTTTACTCATATTTCATGCAACAAATATTATACATTGCAAAGAAGTCTCTTTAAAAAACTGATAATGCTGAGAAATGTTTGGACTATTCATTGGT contains:
- the hoxd3 gene encoding homeobox protein Hox-D3 — encoded protein: MQKATYYDNSGLFGGYSYPKPDSYSYGPAHQSYPTANIESDYQGPVCPIQTPAVRPPALKDTDLNGDCMRQSSSQSSNSGTQAGSISEQQAPPLSASPPSSNSSASQKKKSPSGGASGAATPALTKQIFPWMKETRQNSKQKSNNCVAAGGEVSDEKSPPGPASKRVRTAYTSAQLVELEKEFHFNRYLCRPRRVEMANLLNLTERQIKIWFQNRRMKYKKDQKSKGLAHSPLGHSPDRSPPLSGPNHVGYSGQLQNVNSLSYDAPSPPSFAKPQQNMYGLAAYTAPLGGCIPQQKRYPGSEYEHHGMQSNGGFANANLQGSPVYVGGNFVDSMPASGPMFNLGHLPHPSSTSVDYSCAAQIPGNHHHGPCDPHPTYTDLTSHQASQGRIQEAPKLTHL